From Rhododendron vialii isolate Sample 1 chromosome 10a, ASM3025357v1, the proteins below share one genomic window:
- the LOC131302484 gene encoding tubulin-folding cofactor C isoform X4, whose product MEGEEEGNQASTETLDDPPAPALAPAAHPKHAAMLERLSNRHLQSLSRQPDPTSLDSTHSFLSLFSQSKLSIESNISLLRRQSTDQTNPALKSNLEKISTSISHLEKLVAENSYSLPSFEVRTCLEAVSSLKQTLDTLASDIVPKKRFSFRNKKDPSSVVNAIESGKTEFHGSGEPSCTVGVLLGFKDREKKAPSSVVNVIESESRVTELEEKPSFRVWDSPGFKDRENEVLVREFNGLEMGEFSLTGLSSCEVRLTGCLRALFVHKLRDCKVYVGPVFGSVLIEEVEGCVFVLASHQIRIHRARGSDFYLRVRSRPIIEDCSGVRFAPYCLGYDGIERDLKESNLDEETGNWANVDDFRWLKAAQSPNWSILPESEWIGRVTIVFMTARPNC is encoded by the coding sequence ATGGAAGGCGAAGAAGAAGGTAACCAAGCCTCCACCGAAACCCTAGACGACCCACCAGCCCCCGCCCTAGCCCCCGCCGCGCACCCCAAACACGCCGCCATGCTCGAACGCCTCTCCAACCGCCACCTGCAGTCGCTCTCTCGCCAGCCCGATCCCACCTCTCTCGACTCCACTcactccttcctctctctcttctctcaatCCAAACTTTCCATCGAGTCCAACATCTCCCTCCTCCGTCGCCAGTCCACCGACCAAACCAACCCCGCTCTCAAATCCAACCTCGAGAAGATCTCCACCTCGATCTCCCACCTCGAGAAGCTCGTCGCCGAAAACTCCTACTCCCTGCCCTCCTTCGAAGTCCGAACCTGTCTCGAAGCCGTCTCGAGCCTCAAACAAACCCTAGATACCCTCGCTTCTGATATAGTCCCCAAAAAACGGTTCTCTTTTAGAAACAAGAAGGATCCTAGTAGCGTTGTTAACGCAATTGAATCCGGAAAAACCGAATTTCACGGTTCGGGGGAACCGAGTTGTACGGTTGGGGTCTTGCTGGGGTTTAAGGATAGGGAAAAGAAGGCTCCTAGTAGTGTTGTGAACGTAATCGAATCTGAATCTCGGGTGACTGAGTTGGAGGAAAAACCGAGTTTTAGGGTTTGGGACTCGCCGGGGTTTAAGGACAGGGAAAATGAGGTTTTGGTGAGGGAATTTAATGGGTTGGAAATGGGGGAATTTTCGTTAACGGGGTTGAGTTCGTGTGAGGTGCGATTGACTGGTTGTTTGAGGGCGCTGTTCGTTCACAAGTTGAGGGATTGTAAGGTGTATGTGGGGCCGGTGTTTGGTTCGGTTCTGATTGAGGAAGTGGAGGGGTGCGTGTTTGTGTTGGCGTCGCATCAGATTAGGATTCATCGTGCTAGGGGAAGTGATTTTTACCTGAGGGTAAGGAGCAGGCCGATAATTGAGGACTGTAGTGGTGTGAGGTTTGCACCGTATTGTTTGGGGTATGATGGGATTGAGAGGGATCTGAAAGAGTCAAATCTTGATGAGGAGACGGGGAATTGGGCAAATGTGGATGATTTTCGGTGGTTGAAAGCTGCGCAGTCTCCGAATTGGTCGATTTTGCCGGAAAGTGAGTGGATTGGCAGAGTAACTATT
- the LOC131302483 gene encoding large ribosomal subunit protein uL29c codes for MLSLSVAPPSTATFRRNPTPFTSRNSTFNGIRIAQAFPTRSTPCSRSIRNPRPLSVVMMAKREEELKEIRAKTTEEINEEIIDLKGELFMLRLNRSARNEFKSSEFRRMRKRVARMLTVRRERELVEGINKRISRKLDRQWKKSIVVRPPPSLKKLQEEEAAERAAEAEKSA; via the exons ATGCTGAGCCTCTCCGTAGCTCCGCCGTCGACCGCCACCTTCCGTCGTAACCCGACCCCCTTCACAAGCCGCAATTCAACCTTCAATGGCATTCGAATCGCGCAAGCGTTCCCCACGCGCTCCACTCCTTGCTCGCGCTCTATCCGAAACCCTAGGCCACTCTCAGTAGTGATGATGgcgaagagagaagaggagcTGAAAGAGATTAGAGCGAAGACTACGGAAGAAATCAACGAAGAGATTATTGACCTTAAGGGAGAACTGTTCATGCTCCGTTTAAATAGGTCGGCTCGCAATGAGTTCAAGTCCAGCGAGTTTCGCCGTATGCGCAAAAGG GTTGCCCGCATGCTCACGGttaggagggagagagagcttgTTGAAGGAATCAACAAAAGGATTTCAAGAAAGCTCGATCGCCAATGGAAGAAAAGCATTGTTGTTAGACCACCCCCATCCCTAAAGAAGTTACAAGAGGAAGAGGCTGCAGAAAGGGCCGCAGAAGCCGAGAAATCCGCATGA
- the LOC131302484 gene encoding tubulin-folding cofactor C isoform X2: protein MEGEEEGNQASTETLDDPPAPALAPAAHPKHAAMLERLSNRHLQSLSRQPDPTSLDSTHSFLSLFSQSKLSIESNISLLRRQSTDQTNPALKSNLEKISTSISHLEKLVAENSYSLPSFEVRTCLEAVSSLKQTLDTLASDIVPKKRFSFRNKKDPSSVVNAIESGKTEFHGSGEPSCTVGVLLGFKDREKKAPSSVVNVIESESRVTELEEKPSFRVWDSPGFKDRENEVLVREFNGLEMGEFSLTGLSSCEVRLTGCLRALFVHKLRDCKVYVGPVFGSVLIEEVEGCVFVLASHQIRIHRARGSDFYLRVRSRPIIEDCSGVRFAPYCLGYDGIERDLKESNLDEETGNWANVDDFRWLKAAQSPNWSILPESEWIGRVTIMERLHLFALTRWKISGSSTVWGLAK, encoded by the coding sequence ATGGAAGGCGAAGAAGAAGGTAACCAAGCCTCCACCGAAACCCTAGACGACCCACCAGCCCCCGCCCTAGCCCCCGCCGCGCACCCCAAACACGCCGCCATGCTCGAACGCCTCTCCAACCGCCACCTGCAGTCGCTCTCTCGCCAGCCCGATCCCACCTCTCTCGACTCCACTcactccttcctctctctcttctctcaatCCAAACTTTCCATCGAGTCCAACATCTCCCTCCTCCGTCGCCAGTCCACCGACCAAACCAACCCCGCTCTCAAATCCAACCTCGAGAAGATCTCCACCTCGATCTCCCACCTCGAGAAGCTCGTCGCCGAAAACTCCTACTCCCTGCCCTCCTTCGAAGTCCGAACCTGTCTCGAAGCCGTCTCGAGCCTCAAACAAACCCTAGATACCCTCGCTTCTGATATAGTCCCCAAAAAACGGTTCTCTTTTAGAAACAAGAAGGATCCTAGTAGCGTTGTTAACGCAATTGAATCCGGAAAAACCGAATTTCACGGTTCGGGGGAACCGAGTTGTACGGTTGGGGTCTTGCTGGGGTTTAAGGATAGGGAAAAGAAGGCTCCTAGTAGTGTTGTGAACGTAATCGAATCTGAATCTCGGGTGACTGAGTTGGAGGAAAAACCGAGTTTTAGGGTTTGGGACTCGCCGGGGTTTAAGGACAGGGAAAATGAGGTTTTGGTGAGGGAATTTAATGGGTTGGAAATGGGGGAATTTTCGTTAACGGGGTTGAGTTCGTGTGAGGTGCGATTGACTGGTTGTTTGAGGGCGCTGTTCGTTCACAAGTTGAGGGATTGTAAGGTGTATGTGGGGCCGGTGTTTGGTTCGGTTCTGATTGAGGAAGTGGAGGGGTGCGTGTTTGTGTTGGCGTCGCATCAGATTAGGATTCATCGTGCTAGGGGAAGTGATTTTTACCTGAGGGTAAGGAGCAGGCCGATAATTGAGGACTGTAGTGGTGTGAGGTTTGCACCGTATTGTTTGGGGTATGATGGGATTGAGAGGGATCTGAAAGAGTCAAATCTTGATGAGGAGACGGGGAATTGGGCAAATGTGGATGATTTTCGGTGGTTGAAAGCTGCGCAGTCTCCGAATTGGTCGATTTTGCCGGAAAGTGAGTGGATTGGCAGAGTAACTATT
- the LOC131302484 gene encoding tubulin-folding cofactor C isoform X3: protein MEGEEEGNQASTETLDDPPAPALAPAAHPKHAAMLERLSNRHLQSLSRQPDPTSLDSTHSFLSLFSQSKLSIESNISLLRRQSTDQTNPALKSNLEKISTSISHLEKLVAENSYSLPSFEVRTCLEAVSSLKQTLDTLASDIVPKKRFSFRNKKDPSSVVNAIESGKTEFHGSGEPSCTVGVLLGFKDREKKAPSSVVNVIESESRVTELEEKPSFRVWDSPGFKDRENEVLVREFNGLEMGEFSLTGLSSCEVRLTGCLRALFVHKLRDCKVYVGPVFGSVLIEEVEGCVFVLASHQIRIHRARGSDFYLRVRSRPIIEDCSGVRFAPYCLGYDGIERDLKESNLDEETGNWANVDDFRWLKAAQSPNWSILPESEWIGRVTIDVVPMLALDS from the exons ATGGAAGGCGAAGAAGAAGGTAACCAAGCCTCCACCGAAACCCTAGACGACCCACCAGCCCCCGCCCTAGCCCCCGCCGCGCACCCCAAACACGCCGCCATGCTCGAACGCCTCTCCAACCGCCACCTGCAGTCGCTCTCTCGCCAGCCCGATCCCACCTCTCTCGACTCCACTcactccttcctctctctcttctctcaatCCAAACTTTCCATCGAGTCCAACATCTCCCTCCTCCGTCGCCAGTCCACCGACCAAACCAACCCCGCTCTCAAATCCAACCTCGAGAAGATCTCCACCTCGATCTCCCACCTCGAGAAGCTCGTCGCCGAAAACTCCTACTCCCTGCCCTCCTTCGAAGTCCGAACCTGTCTCGAAGCCGTCTCGAGCCTCAAACAAACCCTAGATACCCTCGCTTCTGATATAGTCCCCAAAAAACGGTTCTCTTTTAGAAACAAGAAGGATCCTAGTAGCGTTGTTAACGCAATTGAATCCGGAAAAACCGAATTTCACGGTTCGGGGGAACCGAGTTGTACGGTTGGGGTCTTGCTGGGGTTTAAGGATAGGGAAAAGAAGGCTCCTAGTAGTGTTGTGAACGTAATCGAATCTGAATCTCGGGTGACTGAGTTGGAGGAAAAACCGAGTTTTAGGGTTTGGGACTCGCCGGGGTTTAAGGACAGGGAAAATGAGGTTTTGGTGAGGGAATTTAATGGGTTGGAAATGGGGGAATTTTCGTTAACGGGGTTGAGTTCGTGTGAGGTGCGATTGACTGGTTGTTTGAGGGCGCTGTTCGTTCACAAGTTGAGGGATTGTAAGGTGTATGTGGGGCCGGTGTTTGGTTCGGTTCTGATTGAGGAAGTGGAGGGGTGCGTGTTTGTGTTGGCGTCGCATCAGATTAGGATTCATCGTGCTAGGGGAAGTGATTTTTACCTGAGGGTAAGGAGCAGGCCGATAATTGAGGACTGTAGTGGTGTGAGGTTTGCACCGTATTGTTTGGGGTATGATGGGATTGAGAGGGATCTGAAAGAGTCAAATCTTGATGAGGAGACGGGGAATTGGGCAAATGTGGATGATTTTCGGTGGTTGAAAGCTGCGCAGTCTCCGAATTGGTCGATTTTGCCGGAAAGTGAGTGGATTGGCAGAGTAACTATT GATGTTGTACCCATGCTAGCTTTGGACTCATAG